The sequence CGTCCGGCGGCGCGTGCTCCGTCGCCCGCGCACAACTCCGGGGCGGTGGCGCACCACGTTCCCGTCCGGCTCCGTTGCGCCGAGCGGCGGGTCAGCCGGTTCTGGCGGATAGTGGAGAGGGGACCTCGTCCCCCGGCAGCCCCCGTTCCTCAGGAGGCTCGATGCTCTCTTCACGGTCGCTCGCCGCGCTCATCGGCATCACGTTGTTCGGCATCGCGCTCACCGCGTGCCAGGACCAGGCGTCCGGTCAGATCATCGCGCGGAACGATGCCAGGATCGTGGAGACTCTCTCCAACCCGCCGATCCACGGATGTCACCGTTTCCCCGCGGGCGTGACGCACATCAACAACCAGACTCAGAGCAGCCTGCTGCTCTACTCGACACCCGACTGCACCGTGCCGCGGGGCGGGCAGAGCGACTACCTCGACATCGGGGCGTCGGATTACGCCGTCCGGACCACCGGCCTGTGGCAGAGCTTCTCCTTCGCCCCCGACTGAGCCGCGGGCTCAGACGTCCTCCAGGCCGTCGTCGTCACGGAGCCTTCTCCAGATGCGCGTGCGGTGCAGGATGTAGAGAGCGGCGAACAGGGAAACCACCTGCAGACCCACGGCGAGAAGCCAGAAGACGGCCTTGCTCTCCATCTCGTCGGTGAGGTAGCTGAAGTTCATGCCGAAGTATCCGGTCAGGAACGTCAGCGGCAGGAAGATCGTCGATACGATGGCCAGCCGGTTGATCACACCGTTCTGCTCGCCCGAAACGAGGGACGAGTAGGTGGCGAAGGCCCGCCGCGTGGCCTCCTGCAGGGACTGGATGTCCGTGAGCACGAGCCGGCCGGTGCTCTGGAACTCCCCGGCCATCCGTTGGCGCTCCCTGGGGAACGCGCGGTTCATCATCCTGCGTGTGAGGATCTCGTCCATCGCCTGGAGGTAGGGCAGCAGGGAGTGGTGCAGGCGCGCGGCACGCCGCCGTAGCCGGGCCAGACGGTAGACCTGCTCGGGGCGGCGTCGCTCGAACATCTCGTCCTCGAGGTCCTCCACGGCGAGGACATCCGCCACCGTGGCCCGTCGGAACGTGTCCAGAGCCCCCTGCAGCAGCAGGAACAGCAAGGCCGCCGTGTCGGCAGGACTCTCGTGCCCGAGCCGTGCCATGAGGCGCTCCAACGGCACGGCCGGTCCCCGGTGGAGCATCAGCAGGTGCCGCTCCGTCACGAGGACATGGATGTGGACGAAGTCTTCACCTTCGACGACGGGTACGACGAGACCGATCCTGTCGCCGAGAAACTCGGCCCGCGCCGGTTCACCCGCCCTGCCGAACCAGGGCGGACTCTCGGACGCCAGACCGAGCCCGGTGACGACCGGCGTTCCCTCGGCCGCCGGATCGTCGGGCAACTGGACGTCGACGAGCAGGAAATCGGATGCGGCGAGGCGCTCGCGCGCTTCCGCCAGGCCCGTACGAGCGATGGTCCCTCCGGGCATCGACACCACCGATACGATCATCATCCCTCACTGTTGTCGGAAGCCCGTGTCCCACGGTGCGTACACTCCGACGTCCCCGGTCGCGGAGACACGCAGGCGCATCGGCGGTTGCCCCGAACGGGTGAGCGCGTCTCCGTGCGGTCGCGGGGCCAGGGTTCCGATCGTCGGCGGAGGTGCTGCCGAGCGGCGGCTCACGTATGCGTCTTTCGTGCCGGAGGCGGGGATGGCGGGGCACCAGGTGATCGATAGTCTGCCGGGGGGACGGACGCAGGAGGAGCTCGGATCGACCTCCCCGGATTCGCTTCGAGAACCGCCCTGAGAGCCGCCCTGAGAACTGTCGCGAGGACCGACGGTCCGGCCGCCGAGCGAAACAGTGAGGTGAGAGGCAGCATGTTCACCACCCGGCCCACCCTCCAGGGCACCTTCGGCATGGTGTCCTCCACCCACTGGCTGGCTTCCCAGTCGGCGATGGCGGTCCTGGAGGACGGCGGCAACGCCTTCGACGCGGCCGTGGCGGGCGCCTTCGTGCTGCATGTGGTGGAGCCGCACCTGAACGGGCCCGCCGGTGAGGTGCCCATCCTGCTCGCCCCGGCCGACGGTACGGTGCGCGTGCTGTGCGGACAGGGCGTGGCCCCGGCGGGCGCCACGATCGCGCACTACAGGGGGCTCGGTCTGGATCTCGTACCCGGCACGGGACCGCTCGCGGCCGCCGTGCCCGGCGCCTTCGACGCCTGGCTGCTGCTCCTGCGCGACCACGGCACCAAGTCCCTCGACGACGTCCTGAAGTACGCCGTCGGGTACGCCGAGCACGGGCACGCGCCCGTGGAGAACGTCGGCGCGACCGTGCAGAGCGTCCGGGAGCTGTTCGAAACCGAGTGGACCTCCTCGGCGGAGGTGTACCTGCCCGGGGGCAGGACGCCCCGGCCCGGCGCGCTGCTGCGCAATCCCGCCCTCGCCGCCACCTGGAAGCGGCTGCTGGCCGAGACCGCCCGGGCCGGCGACCGGGAGGCCCGGATCGACGCCGCGCGCGAGGTGTGGCGCTCGGGCTTCATCGCCGAGGCCCTGGTACGGCAGTCCCGGCGGCCCACCCTGGACACCAGCGGCGAACGGCACGTCGGCACCCTCACCGAGGCCGACCTGGCCGGCTGGTCGGCGGCCTACGAGCCACCGGTGACGTACGACTGGAACGGCTGGACCGTGTGCAAGGCGGGCCCCTGGAGCCAGGGCCCCGCCTTCCTCCAGCAGCTCGCCCTGCTCCCGTCCGAGCTGCCCGCCTACGGCTCGGCCGACTACGTCCACCTGCTGATCGAGGGCTGCAAGCTCGCCATGGCCGACCGTGAGGCCTGGTACGGGGACGCGGCCGAGGTGCCGCTCGCCGAGCTGCTGTCGGACGGCTACAACGCCTCCCGGCGGGCCCTGGTCGGCGCCAAAGCCTCCTACGAGCTGCGCCCCGGCAGCCCCGGCGGACGCACCCCGCGCCTTCCCCGCCAGGCGCACGCGCGCGTGGAGGCCGGTCAGGACACCGGCTTCGACCCGCTGGGCGTGGGGGAGCCCACCGTGGCCGACCTCCGAGTCGCCGCCGACGGCGGCACCCGCGGCGACACCTGCCACCTGGACGTCGTCGACCGCTGGGGCAACATGATCGCGGCCACGCCCAGCGGCGGCTGGCTCCAGTCCAACCCGGTCGTACCCGAGCTGGGCTTCCCGCTCGGCACCCGGCTGCAGATGACCTGGCTGGAAGAGGGCCTGCCGAACTCCCTCACCCCGGGCCGCCGCCCCCGCACCACCCTCACTCCGTCCGTCGCGCTGCGCGACGGCGTCCCGGTGCTGGCGTTCGGCACGCCGGGCGGCGACCAGCAGGACCAGTGGCAGCTGCACTTCTTTCTCGCCGCCACCCTGCGGGCCCCGGTCCGTGGCGGCCTCGACCTGCAGGGCGCGATCGACGCCCCGAACTGGCACAACGACGGCTTCCCCAGCTCCTTCTTCCCGCGCGGGCACCGCCCCGGCAGCGTGACGGTGGAGTCCCGCATGGACACGGAAGTGGTCGAGGAGCTGCGTCGGCGCGGCCACGACATCACGGTCGGCCCCGGCTGGTCGGAAGGCCGCCTGTGCGCGGTGGCCCGTGACCCCGAGTCGGGAATTCTGTCGGCGGCCGCGAATCCTCGCGGGATGCAGGGATACGCGGTGGGCCGCTGAGCCGCTGAGCCGCTGAGCCGCTGAGCCGCTGAGCCGCTGAGCCGCTGGGCCGCTGAGGCCTGAGGGTGCTGACGCCGCGACCACTGCGGCTGCGGCTGCGGCGGGCGTCCGGCGGCTGGCCGACCTGTGACATCCGCCAGGCCGGTGGGCTCAGTGGCCTCGGGCGGTCAGCCCTCGCCGCGAGCCTTGGGGAGCGGCCCTTGCACGTCGGGCTTGGCGATGAGCGCTTGAACATGGGCCCCGGTGCCCGAGCCACGGCCACCAGTCTCGGCGTGCGACTCACGTGCACCCGCCTCGGTGCCCGGCCCACGTCCACCGACCTCGATGGCTGGTTCTCGCCCATGTGTGACTGTGGCGGTCTCTTGCCGGCGGGTTGCGGCGACCGGCCCTTGCCCCTCGCCCTCGGTGACCGCTTCCGGCCCACCGGCCTCGGTATTCAGTCGCTTCCCACGGGCCCCGGCAATCGGCCCGTGTCCACCGACCCGACCCGCTCGCACCCGTTCTTCATCCCGATTCCACCTCACGTCCATCACTCGGGCGGGGATTGTCAGTGGCGCGTGTTCTCATAAGGGCATGATCCAAGACACGGAAACCATCGACGAGTTTCTCGCCCGCTGCTCGGCCGACGTGGAGGAAGCGGTTCGCAAGGCGGCCGAGGCCGAGATCCTGCCCCGCTTCCGCAGCCTCGCCGAGCACGAGGTGGACCAGAAGAGCGGACCGCACGACCTGGTGACCGACGCCGACCGCCTCGCCGAGCGTCGGCTCACCGAAGACCTCGGCGCTCTGCTGCCCGGTTCGGTGGTCGTCGGCGAGGAGGCCGTGCACGCCGACCCGGCGTCGTACGACGCGATCCAGGGCGACGCGCCGGTCTGGATCATCGACCCGGTCGACGGCACACGCCAGTTCGTGCACGGCGACGAAGGCTTCTGCACCCTGATCGCGCTCGTCCACCGCGGCACCGTCCTGGCCTCCTGGACCTACGCCCCCGTGCGGGACCAGTTCGCCACGGCCGTCCGCGGCCGCGGCGCCTTCCTCGACGGCGAGCGACTGTTCGCGGGCCCGCCCGCACCCGGCCGTGACCTGCGTGTCGCCACCTCTCACCCGGACTACACCACCGACGAGCAGAAGCGCGCACTGCGCGTCCTGTGGACCGAGGGCATCGCCCCGCGACCCTGCGGCTCGGCGGGCCTCGAGTATCTCGCCATAGCCAGGGGCGAGTTGGATGCCGTGGCGTTCTCCTGGGAGGCCGCCTGGGACCACGCGGCGGGCCTGCTCCTGGTCGAGGAGGCGGGCGGTGCCCACCTGACCCGCGGCGGCGAGCCGTTCCGCGTGACCGGAGCGAACGCGTTGCCGTTCACCGCCGCGAGGGACGCCGCGACGGCACACCGGATCGCGGAGCTGCTGCGCACGCCCGCCTGAGGCACCCTGCCCGGGGAGTGTCAGTCCTCCGGCATATCCTGACCTTGAGTGGCCATCGGCTGACGAAGGGGTCCGAAGGTGCCGTCGATGCTCGATGCGGTTGTGGTGGGTGCGGGACCGAACGGTCTGACCGCGGCCGTGGAGCTGGCCCGCCGGGGCTTCTCCGTCGCCCTCTTCGAGGCGAAGTCCACCGTGGGCGGCGGTGCCCGCACCGAGGAGCTGACCCTGCCCGGCTTCCGGCACGACCCGTGCTCGGCAGCCCACCCCCTCGGTATCAACTCGCCCGCGTTCCGCGCGCTGCCCCTCGACCGCTACGGCCTTCAGTGGCTGCACGCCAAACTGCCCATGGCGCATCCGTTCACGGACGGCACCGCGGCCGTGCTGTCCCGGTCCGTCGCCGAGACGGCCGCCTCGTTCGGACCGCGCGACGCGGGCGCGTACCGCAGGCTGGTCGGGCCGTTCCTGCCCCATTGGGACACGCTCGCCCGGGACTTCATGTCCCTGCCCCTGACCTCGCTGCCCCGCGACCCGGTCACCCTCGCCCGCTTCGGCCTGGCCGGGCTGCCACCGTCCACCTGGCTGATGCGCCGCTTCCACGACGAGCGGTTCAAGGCCCTCTTCTCCGGCCTCGTCGCCCATGTCATCGCGCCGCTGGGCGGCCTGGCCACCGGCGCCGTCGGCCTCGTCTTCGCGCTGGCCGCGCACGCCCGCGGCTGGCCGGTCGCCCGAGGCGGCTCCCAGGCGATCTCCGACGCCCTCGCCGCCTACCTCAAGGACCTCGGCGGCCAGATTCACACGGACTACGAGGTCAAGCGTCTGGACGACCTGCCGCCCGCGCGCGCGTACGTCTTCGACACCTCGCCCACCGCCCTCGCCCGCATCGCCGGCTTCGGCGGCTACTACGACCGCTACCGCTACGGCGCCAGCGTCTTCAAGATCGACTATGCCCTGGACGGCCCCGTCCCCTGGACGGCTCCCGAGGCCCGCGTCGCCGGCACCGTGCAGATCGGCGCGAGCCGGGCCGAGATCGACACCGCCCTGCGCGCCGCGTCCACCGAGGGCCGGGCACCCGACAAGCCGTTCCTGATCACCGTGCAGCCCAGCGTGTCCGACCCCACCCGCGCCCCCGAGGGCAAGCACGTCTTCTGGGCGTACGGCCATGTCCCCAACGGCTGGCAGGGCGACCTCACGGACGCGATAGAACGCCAGCTTGAGCGCTTCGCGCCGGGCTTCCGCGACCGCGTCCTGGCCCGCGCCACCGCGGGCCCGGCCGAGCTGGCGACCCGTAACGCCAACTACGTGGGCGGCGACATCGCCTGCGGCGCCGCTTCCGGACTCCAGCTGATGCTGCGCCCCAAACTGTCCCTGTTCCCGTATCGCACCCCCCACCCGGCCGTCTTCATCTGTTCCTCGGCCACCCCGCCGGGACCCGGCGTGCACGGCATGTCGGGGCACAACGCGGCCAAGGCCGTGTGGAGGAGGCTGAGGCAGACATGACCACCATTACGTTCGTCCAGGGCGACATCACCCGGCAGAGCGCCGACGCGATCGTCAACGCGGCCAACTCCTCCCTGCTGGGCGGCGGAGGGGTCGACGGCGCGATCCACCGCCGTGGCGGCCCCGCGATCCTCGCGGACTGCCGCAAACTGCGTGCCTCCCACTACGGCAGGGGCCTGTCCACCGGCAAGGCCGTCGCCACCACGGCCGGCGATCTGGACGCCCGCTGGGTCATCCACACCGTCGGCCCGCGTTTCACCCGCGAGGAGGACCGGTCGGAGCTGCTGGCCTCCTGTTATCGGGAGTCGCTGCGGGTCGCGGATGAGCTCGGTGCTCGTACGGTCGCGTTTCCCGCCGTCTCCGCCGGTATCTACGGCTGGCCGATGGAGGACGCCGCCCGGATCGCGGTGGAGACGGTGCGAGCCACGGACACGGCGGTCGAGGAGGTCCGGTTCGTGCTCTTCGACGAGCGGGCGTACGAGGCGTTCGCCGCGCAGCTTCGCTGAGGCAACCACGGTTCGGTTTCCCGTTGTCGCCCGAGTCCCCGAGGCAATGGCGCCCGGCGTGACGAAGTCGTACCGGTTCTCGCCGGTCGTGACGAGACCGGTCGGGAGGCCGTCCGCACCCGGCTGAGGGATCGCCCGAGGTGCAAGGCCGGATACGCTGACAGCATGATCGAGAATCCTCCTCCCTGTCCGAAGTGCTCCTGTGAGTACACCTACGAGATGAACGCCCTGGTGGTGTGCCCCGAGTGCGGCCATGAATGGGCTCCCGCCGAGGCCGGTGCCGAGGGCGGTGCGGTCGCCGGGGAGCGCGTCGTCAAGGACTCCGTCGGCAACGTCCTGCGGGACGGCGACACCGTGGTGGTCGTGAAGGCGCTCAAGGTCAAGGGCAGCCCGTCGGGGATCAAGGCCGGCACCAAGGTGCGCAACATCCGACTGGTCGACGGTGTCGACGGCCACGACATCGACTGCAAGATCGAGGGTTTCGGGGCGATGCAGCTCAAGTCCGGCGTGGTCAAGAAGGCCTGAACCACCCGCTCCCCAAGGGGGCACTGGGCAGTAGCAGGATGCTGAATTGCAAAATTTCGCAATTGCTTAGATGCTATGTCTGCTGTGCCTGCAAGTAGCCGCGGGCACAGCCTTTCGCGTCCCCCGGCGGGGGCGCTGCAGGGAAGCCGAGGGGTCGTGTCCGTACCGCTGTACCAGGCCAAGGCCGAGTTCTTCCGGATGCTCGGGCATCCCGTACGGATACGCGTACTGGAGCTGTTGCAGGACGGGCCGATGCCGGTGCGGGAGCTGCTGGCCGCCATCGAGGTGGAGCCCTCCGGCTTGTCGCAGCAGCTGGCCGTCCTGCGCCGCTCGGGGATCGTGACCTCGACGCGGGACGGCTCCACCGTCGTGTACGAGCTGGCCGGCGGGGACGTCGCCGACCTGATGAAGGCGGCGCGGCGGATCCTGACCGAGATGCTCACCGGGAAGGGCGAGCTGCTGGCCGAATTGCAGGAAGCCGAGGTCGCCGGGCCATGACCTCTCCGTTCTCGTCGTTCCGTCAGCCGTGGGTCCGGATCGGCTCGCTGCTGCCCGGCCGCGCCGACCTGGACCAGGCACTGCGTCATCCACGGCGGGACCTGCTCGCCGGACTGACCGTGGCGATCGTGGCGCTCCCGCTGGCGCTCGGCTTCGGGGTCTCCTCCGGGCTCGGCGCGGAGGCGGGCCTGGCGACGGCCGTCGTCGCCGGTGCGCTCGCCGCGCTCTTCGGCGGATCGAACCTGCAGGTGTCCGGCCCGACCGGCGCCATGACCGTCGTACTCGTTCCCATCGTGGGGCGGTACGGGCCCACCGGGGTTTTCACCGTCGGTCTCATGGCGGGTGTCATGCTCGTCGCGCTGGCCGTGCTGCGGGCCGGGCGTTACATGCAGTACGTGCCCGCCCCGGTCGTGGAGGGCTTCACCCTCGGCATCGCCTGTGTGATCGCCCTTCAGCAGGTCCCGAACGCGCTCGGCGTGCCCAAGCCCGAGGGTGAGAGGGCCCTGGTGGTGACCTGGCGGGCGATCGAGGAGTTCGCGAAGTCGCCGAACTGGACGGCCGTCGCGTTCGCGGTCGCCGTGGCCGCGGTCATGCTGATCGGGGCTCGTCGGCGGCCGACCGTGCCGTTCTCCATCCTGGCCGTGATCGCGGCGACGATCGTGGCTCAGGCCGCCCACCTCCACGCGGCGAAGCCGATCGGCGACCTCCCGTCGGGACTGCCCGTACCGTCCTTGTCCTTCCTCGACCTCGGCTCGCTCGGCACTCTGCTGGCTCCCGCGGTCGCCGTTGCCGCGCTGGCCGCTCTGGAGTCCCTGCTGTCGGCCTCCGTCGCCGATGGCATGACGGTGGGCCAGAAGCACGACCCGGACCGGGAGCTGTTCGGCCAGGGTCTGGCCAATATCGCGGCACCGCTCTTCGGCGGCGTGCCCGCCACCGGGGCGATCGCCCGCACCGCCGTCAACGTGCGCACCGGCGCCCGGTCCCGGCTTGCCGCGCTGACCCACGCCGCTGTCCTCGCCGTGATCG is a genomic window of Streptomyces griseochromogenes containing:
- a CDS encoding gamma-glutamyltransferase family protein; protein product: MFTTRPTLQGTFGMVSSTHWLASQSAMAVLEDGGNAFDAAVAGAFVLHVVEPHLNGPAGEVPILLAPADGTVRVLCGQGVAPAGATIAHYRGLGLDLVPGTGPLAAAVPGAFDAWLLLLRDHGTKSLDDVLKYAVGYAEHGHAPVENVGATVQSVRELFETEWTSSAEVYLPGGRTPRPGALLRNPALAATWKRLLAETARAGDREARIDAAREVWRSGFIAEALVRQSRRPTLDTSGERHVGTLTEADLAGWSAAYEPPVTYDWNGWTVCKAGPWSQGPAFLQQLALLPSELPAYGSADYVHLLIEGCKLAMADREAWYGDAAEVPLAELLSDGYNASRRALVGAKASYELRPGSPGGRTPRLPRQAHARVEAGQDTGFDPLGVGEPTVADLRVAADGGTRGDTCHLDVVDRWGNMIAATPSGGWLQSNPVVPELGFPLGTRLQMTWLEEGLPNSLTPGRRPRTTLTPSVALRDGVPVLAFGTPGGDQQDQWQLHFFLAATLRAPVRGGLDLQGAIDAPNWHNDGFPSSFFPRGHRPGSVTVESRMDTEVVEELRRRGHDITVGPGWSEGRLCAVARDPESGILSAAANPRGMQGYAVGR
- a CDS encoding phytoene desaturase family protein; its protein translation is MLDAVVVGAGPNGLTAAVELARRGFSVALFEAKSTVGGGARTEELTLPGFRHDPCSAAHPLGINSPAFRALPLDRYGLQWLHAKLPMAHPFTDGTAAVLSRSVAETAASFGPRDAGAYRRLVGPFLPHWDTLARDFMSLPLTSLPRDPVTLARFGLAGLPPSTWLMRRFHDERFKALFSGLVAHVIAPLGGLATGAVGLVFALAAHARGWPVARGGSQAISDALAAYLKDLGGQIHTDYEVKRLDDLPPARAYVFDTSPTALARIAGFGGYYDRYRYGASVFKIDYALDGPVPWTAPEARVAGTVQIGASRAEIDTALRAASTEGRAPDKPFLITVQPSVSDPTRAPEGKHVFWAYGHVPNGWQGDLTDAIERQLERFAPGFRDRVLARATAGPAELATRNANYVGGDIACGAASGLQLMLRPKLSLFPYRTPHPAVFICSSATPPGPGVHGMSGHNAAKAVWRRLRQT
- a CDS encoding O-acetyl-ADP-ribose deacetylase; the protein is MTTITFVQGDITRQSADAIVNAANSSLLGGGGVDGAIHRRGGPAILADCRKLRASHYGRGLSTGKAVATTAGDLDARWVIHTVGPRFTREEDRSELLASCYRESLRVADELGARTVAFPAVSAGIYGWPMEDAARIAVETVRATDTAVEEVRFVLFDERAYEAFAAQLR
- a CDS encoding ArsR/SmtB family transcription factor; the encoded protein is MSVPLYQAKAEFFRMLGHPVRIRVLELLQDGPMPVRELLAAIEVEPSGLSQQLAVLRRSGIVTSTRDGSTVVYELAGGDVADLMKAARRILTEMLTGKGELLAELQEAEVAGP
- a CDS encoding zinc ribbon domain-containing protein YjdM translates to MIENPPPCPKCSCEYTYEMNALVVCPECGHEWAPAEAGAEGGAVAGERVVKDSVGNVLRDGDTVVVVKALKVKGSPSGIKAGTKVRNIRLVDGVDGHDIDCKIEGFGAMQLKSGVVKKA
- a CDS encoding inositol monophosphatase family protein is translated as MIQDTETIDEFLARCSADVEEAVRKAAEAEILPRFRSLAEHEVDQKSGPHDLVTDADRLAERRLTEDLGALLPGSVVVGEEAVHADPASYDAIQGDAPVWIIDPVDGTRQFVHGDEGFCTLIALVHRGTVLASWTYAPVRDQFATAVRGRGAFLDGERLFAGPPAPGRDLRVATSHPDYTTDEQKRALRVLWTEGIAPRPCGSAGLEYLAIARGELDAVAFSWEAAWDHAAGLLLVEEAGGAHLTRGGEPFRVTGANALPFTAARDAATAHRIAELLRTPA
- a CDS encoding CorA family divalent cation transporter produces the protein MMIVSVVSMPGGTIARTGLAEARERLAASDFLLVDVQLPDDPAAEGTPVVTGLGLASESPPWFGRAGEPARAEFLGDRIGLVVPVVEGEDFVHIHVLVTERHLLMLHRGPAVPLERLMARLGHESPADTAALLFLLLQGALDTFRRATVADVLAVEDLEDEMFERRRPEQVYRLARLRRRAARLHHSLLPYLQAMDEILTRRMMNRAFPRERQRMAGEFQSTGRLVLTDIQSLQEATRRAFATYSSLVSGEQNGVINRLAIVSTIFLPLTFLTGYFGMNFSYLTDEMESKAVFWLLAVGLQVVSLFAALYILHRTRIWRRLRDDDGLEDV
- a CDS encoding SulP family inorganic anion transporter; the encoded protein is MTSPFSSFRQPWVRIGSLLPGRADLDQALRHPRRDLLAGLTVAIVALPLALGFGVSSGLGAEAGLATAVVAGALAALFGGSNLQVSGPTGAMTVVLVPIVGRYGPTGVFTVGLMAGVMLVALAVLRAGRYMQYVPAPVVEGFTLGIACVIALQQVPNALGVPKPEGERALVVTWRAIEEFAKSPNWTAVAFAVAVAAVMLIGARRRPTVPFSILAVIAATIVAQAAHLHAAKPIGDLPSGLPVPSLSFLDLGSLGTLLAPAVAVAALAALESLLSASVADGMTVGQKHDPDRELFGQGLANIAAPLFGGVPATGAIARTAVNVRTGARSRLAALTHAAVLAVIVFAASPLVSKIPLAALAGVLLATAIRMVEVGSLRAMAKATRSDALILVLTAVATLALDLVHAVIIGLVVAGALALRAVAKQARFGQVPLDRGDHTDEEHALLSEHIVAYRIDGPLFFAAAHRFLSELTEVADVRVVILRMSRVSTMDATGALVLKDAVDKLKRRGILVLLSGIRPGQRQVLDSVGALDSLRHAGREYATTPEAIRGARDHLKTAGVLSSVPAQPGKERWAPRATPDGR